From the genome of Pseudoxanthomonas sp.:
AACACCCTCAGCCAAGCCTCCAATGGCCTGTATGCCGTGCAGGACTTCGAGCGCGCCGCCTACCGGCTGGTGACCGAACAGGTCCTCTATGCCAGCGACCGCAATGCGCGCGTGGCCTACCACCTGATCGAAGCGCATCTCGAGGACTTCAAGTCCGCGCTGGAACCGCTGGGCATCGTGCTGGAGCGCAACGCCCATTACCGCTACGTGGTGGCCCTGCCGCGGCATGGCGAAGGCAGCCCGGTCTCGCTGGAGGAGACGATCCTGCTGCTGATCCTGCGCCACCGTTACGACCAGTCCATGCGCCAGGGCCAGATCGAAGACCTGGGCGAAGTGGTGGTGGACCTGCCCGCGTTGCAGGAGGCTTATCCGGCGTTCGCCGGCCGGCAGATGCCAGAAGTGGGCGCGTTGCGCCTGCTGGCACGTTCGCTCAAGCGCTGGGGCGTGTGCCGCCTGGTGGAAACCGAAGGCGACGACCCGCAACCCTTCCACCTGCAGGTGCGCCCGGCCATCGTGGAGATCGTGGGCGAGCACTGGCTGCAGCGTCTGGACCAGCACAACCGCGACGATCAGGACGGCCAGGGCGATGCTCCGGCAAGCGAGGACGACGATGCAGCTGCTTGAACGCGTCCACCTGGTCCAGTTCTTCCTGTTCGAGGCCCAGACCCTCCAGCTCGATCCCACCAGCGCGATCATCGCGCCCAACGGCGCGGGCAAGAGCGCGCTGCTCGATGCGCTGCAGATCGTGCTGCTGGGCGCCGACCGCAGCCGGATCCGCTTCAACGCCCAGGCCGGCGGCAGCAGCCGCGCGCGCTCGATTCGCGACTACTGCCTGGGCGTGTACCGCAGTGGCGATGAAGGCCGCAAACGCCGCACCGCCACCACCTACATCAGCCTGGTGTTCCGCGACCAGGAGACCGGCGAGCCGCTGACCGCCGGTATCGCGCTGGGCGCGTCGGTGGACGAGCCCGACCATCGCGTCCACGGCCTGTACCTGCTGCCCGGCGTGGCCCTTGCACTCGAAGACCATCTGGAACGGGTCGATGGCAAAACCCTGCCGTTGGCCTGGGCTTCGTTCCGCGAGCTGGGCGCCAGGCTGTGCAAGCAGGCCGGCACCAAGCAGGAGCTGCACACCACCAGCGAGCGCTTCCTCAAGGACCTGCTGTTCCGCCTGCGCGCCTCGCCGACCCTGCACCCGGACCTGGGCGCCTATCGCAAGGCGTTCTCCAACGCGTTGAACCTGCAGAAGCACGAGGACATCGACCTGTTCGTGCGCACCCTGGTGGCCGAAGACCGGCCCACCGAGATCGCGCGGTTCCGCGCTCTGCTGGAGACCTTCCGCCAGATCAAGGACAAGATCGAGCAGGTCGCCCGGCGTATCGAGGTGGCCGAAAAGGTCGACGAGCAGTACGGCAAGATCGCCGCCCAGGCCGAGCGCGCCGCCTCCAGTCGTGCATTGGAGGCCGAGTACCGGCGTGACCTGCTGGGCGAACAGGTCGAGCAGGCCGATCAGCAACTGGCCCGGGCCGCCGAAGAACTTTCCACCGCCGGGCGCGTGCTGCAGGAGGCCCGCAGCGGTCGCAGCAGTGCACGCCAGGCCTACGAGCAGGCCCAGCAGCGGCTGCAGGGCACCCATGGCTTCGCCGACCAGGCGTCTTTCGATGCCATTGCCGGGCGTGACCGCGACCAACTGGTCCAGCGCAAGAAAGACCTGATCCGCCAGCTCGCCTATGTGCGCGACCAGCTGCAGGCCGTGGCCGGATTGAAGCTGGACGCGCTGGATCCAACGGCATTGGCCGAGGCCGTGGCGCCCTGGCAGCAGTGGCTGGAGGAACTGGGCGCGTTGGCCGGCGATTCGGAAATTCCGCTCTCGCCCGAAGCGCTGCATGCCCAGGCCTTGGCCGCGCTGAAACAGAGCGCGCCGATCCTTGGCGCGGTCGCCCAGCACGCCCGCCTCAGTCACGCCGCATGGGAAGAAGCCAGCGCCCGCCGCGACAGCGCCAGACGCAACCAGGGGCGTGTCAGCGCGGGCCAGTCCGAGCTGCGTCCGGATGTCGTGCGGCTGATGAACTACCTGCACGATGAAGGCATCGAGGTGCGGCCGGTCTGCGACCTGGTTCGCATCACCGACACTTCCTGGCAGCCCGCCATCGAAGCCTACCTGCGCAGCCACGTCGAAGCGCTGCTGGTGCCAGCCGAACACGAGGAGCGCGCGACCCGGCTGGTGCGCTCGCTCCAGGGCGGCCGCGCCGTCTATGGGGTGAAGCTGGCCCTGAGTACCCACGCCAGGGCGGGCAGGGCAGAACATCCGGCGGTCGATGCGGTCGCCAGCCTGATCGCTGGCGACAACGCCGAGGCGGTGGCCTACCTGCGCCGCCAGCTGGGCGAGCTGCGCCAGGTCGACAGCGACCAGGACGTGGTGCGCACCCGCCAGGGCCTGACCCGCGATGGCCTGGTGGCCAAGGGCGGCGGCATCGAGCGCCGACGCCTGCCGGCCGCCTCCGAACTCAAGATCGGCGCCACCGACAGCCGCGAGCGGCTGCGCAGCCTGCGTGAAGAGCTGGAGACGGCCGAACAGGACGTGCGCAGGTTGGAGCCGGCCTATCGCCAGGCCGAAGCCCTGCAACAGGCACTATCGCGCTTCGCCGATGCCGATGAAGTTGCCCTGTCGATCCACGACGGACTACTGCAGCACAAGGATGCCGAAGCGCGTTACCGGATCACCCGCGAGAGCCACGCCGCCCAGCTGGATCCAGACCTGGTCCAGCTTTCCGAACAGGTCCGCGAGCTGCAGGCGCGGGCGGGGCAATTCGACCTGCAGATCGAACAGCTTGCCGGCAAGGAAGCGGTGGCTCAGGGCAACCGCGATGCTGCGGAACGCCTGCTGGCCGCGCTCCGCTCACAGGAGGAGTTCTACTCCAGGAATGCCGTCGCAGCCTTCAACGATCCTGACGTCAATCCCAACCGGGTGGAGCGCCAGCGCGAGGAGCTCGACGAAAAGCTGCCCTCGCTGGAGGACCGGGTCAAACGCTGCGAGGAACGCGCCCGCGATGCGGACCGCCAGCTTGCCGCACTGGTGCCGGCCGCCTGGAGCGAGCTGGCCCAGTACGCCAAGGATCACGGCAGCACCTTCGATTTCGCAGCCGATGCCTGGCGCCCGGCGCAAGGGTTCCTGAAGAAGGAACTCGACCACCTGCGCGGAACCGAGTTGGCCCAGTACCAGGCGCAGGCGGCCGAAGCCTATGGCACGGCGGTGGAGACCTTCCGCACCAACGTCGCTTCCACGCTGTACGACAACTTCTCCAAGCTGCGGCACCAGATCAATACGCTCAACCGCACCCTGCGTTCCAGTCCAGCGTTCTCCAATAACGAGCGCTACCAGTTCCACTTCGAGGTCATCGCCGAATACCAGGAGCTGCACCGCTTCATCCAGCGGGCAGCCGATCTCAATGGCGAGGACGGCCTGTTCGGCACCGCCGGCGAGGTGCCTGCGGCCTTCCATGATCTGATCGAGGACAGTGCCCAGCCCAGGATGGCTGCTTCGCCGCTGGATGACTACAGGCGCTTCTTCAAGTTTGAAGTCCAGATCAAGCAGGATGACCGCGTCATCGGCACCCTCAGCGAGCGCATGCGCTCGGGTTCGGGTGGCGAACATCGCGCGCCGCTCTACGTGATCGCCGGCGCCGCGCTGGCCGCCGCTTACGGCAAGAGCGATGCGCATCCCGGCGGCATGGGACTGATCCTGCTGGATGAGTTCGGCGACAAGATCGATGCACAGAATGCCCGCGCAACGACCAACTACCTGCGTTCGCTGGGCCTGCAACTGGTGCTGGCCGCGCCCGATACGGCACAGGGCACGTTGAGTGGCGTCATGGACAGCTACATCGAACTGTTCCGCGACGGCGACCTGTTGCAGGTCGAACGCATCGAGGTCAAGGCGGCCGCACGCGAACTGCTGCTCAGCGACCAGTTCGATCTGCACCCGGAGCTGCTGGCAGCCGAGACCGATCGCATCAACGCCGAGCGCAATGCCTGAGCATGGCGTTGGCCAGGGCCACCCTGGAGCGGCTGTTTCACCGCGGCGAACGCGCACGCCTGCGCGACGGCGATGCCGTGGTGTCCCTTGACCCACCCCCGGCAAACGGGGCCAATCTGAAGTAGACACTTCGCCCCGCATGGCTCCGTAGCGCGAGCAGCCAGGCGATGCAGGGGGCGCGTTTTATTTAGAGGAACAGATGGCGTACGCGCTTACGCCAGTCGGGCTGGGGAGGGCCTTGGGCGAGATCTGTCCTGCGGATGCGGCGCCGAAGAGGGGCGGAATCCCTGCCGGCTGATACCCCTGGAAACCGGAAAACCGCGGTGCGCCTACGGCGAGGGCATCACCTGCAGTGACCGATCCAGGTCTCGCAGTTTCCATGCGAGGCCTGCGGCCGCGCCGCCCGATTTCATGCATGTGGCCCGTCGCGTCGCGCCCGCCTGTCCGGCCGCGATGGGTTCAGGCGTTGTGGCGTATGCGACATGAGGCATGGGTCTTTCGCTTCCTGTTCCGCAATGACCGTCACGGACGTATCGCATGCAGAATCTGGAAGGCAGCAGGATCGCCATCATCGGCCTGGGTTACGTCGGGCTGCCGTTGGCGGTGGAATTCGG
Proteins encoded in this window:
- a CDS encoding DUF4194 domain-containing protein — encoded protein: MKRSWNTLSQASNGLYAVQDFERAAYRLVTEQVLYASDRNARVAYHLIEAHLEDFKSALEPLGIVLERNAHYRYVVALPRHGEGSPVSLEETILLLILRHRYDQSMRQGQIEDLGEVVVDLPALQEAYPAFAGRQMPEVGALRLLARSLKRWGVCRLVETEGDDPQPFHLQVRPAIVEIVGEHWLQRLDQHNRDDQDGQGDAPASEDDDAAA
- a CDS encoding SbcC/MukB-like Walker B domain-containing protein, translating into MQLLERVHLVQFFLFEAQTLQLDPTSAIIAPNGAGKSALLDALQIVLLGADRSRIRFNAQAGGSSRARSIRDYCLGVYRSGDEGRKRRTATTYISLVFRDQETGEPLTAGIALGASVDEPDHRVHGLYLLPGVALALEDHLERVDGKTLPLAWASFRELGARLCKQAGTKQELHTTSERFLKDLLFRLRASPTLHPDLGAYRKAFSNALNLQKHEDIDLFVRTLVAEDRPTEIARFRALLETFRQIKDKIEQVARRIEVAEKVDEQYGKIAAQAERAASSRALEAEYRRDLLGEQVEQADQQLARAAEELSTAGRVLQEARSGRSSARQAYEQAQQRLQGTHGFADQASFDAIAGRDRDQLVQRKKDLIRQLAYVRDQLQAVAGLKLDALDPTALAEAVAPWQQWLEELGALAGDSEIPLSPEALHAQALAALKQSAPILGAVAQHARLSHAAWEEASARRDSARRNQGRVSAGQSELRPDVVRLMNYLHDEGIEVRPVCDLVRITDTSWQPAIEAYLRSHVEALLVPAEHEERATRLVRSLQGGRAVYGVKLALSTHARAGRAEHPAVDAVASLIAGDNAEAVAYLRRQLGELRQVDSDQDVVRTRQGLTRDGLVAKGGGIERRRLPAASELKIGATDSRERLRSLREELETAEQDVRRLEPAYRQAEALQQALSRFADADEVALSIHDGLLQHKDAEARYRITRESHAAQLDPDLVQLSEQVRELQARAGQFDLQIEQLAGKEAVAQGNRDAAERLLAALRSQEEFYSRNAVAAFNDPDVNPNRVERQREELDEKLPSLEDRVKRCEERARDADRQLAALVPAAWSELAQYAKDHGSTFDFAADAWRPAQGFLKKELDHLRGTELAQYQAQAAEAYGTAVETFRTNVASTLYDNFSKLRHQINTLNRTLRSSPAFSNNERYQFHFEVIAEYQELHRFIQRAADLNGEDGLFGTAGEVPAAFHDLIEDSAQPRMAASPLDDYRRFFKFEVQIKQDDRVIGTLSERMRSGSGGEHRAPLYVIAGAALAAAYGKSDAHPGGMGLILLDEFGDKIDAQNARATTNYLRSLGLQLVLAAPDTAQGTLSGVMDSYIELFRDGDLLQVERIEVKAAARELLLSDQFDLHPELLAAETDRINAERNA